The genomic region TAGACCCATTTGCTCGCTAAGTGGCGGCGAGATCAGACGCGTAGCACTAGGTGCTCTCATCCTTAAAAAGCCAGATGTGCTGCTACTTGATGAGCCGACAAACCACCTTGATGTTTACATGGTCAAATTTCTTGAAGATATGCTAAAGGGCTCAAATCAAAGCATAGTTTTTATAAGCCACGATAGGTATTTTATCGATGCGCTGGCAACCAGGTGCGTTGAGGTCGAGGATGCGGGCTTAAAAAATTTCGAAGGCGGATATGCAAACTATCTAACCAAAAAAGAGGAAATTTTAGCAAGCCTTGCAAAGTCGCATGAGACGCTACTAAAACAGCTAAAGGCTGAAGAGGAGTGGCTAAGAAGAGGCGTGAAAGCTAGGCTAAAGCGAAACGAGGGTAGAAAAGAGCGGGTGCTTGCTATGCGCGAGGAGGCTAAGAAAAACCCAGGCGTGATAAGGCGTGTGAGGCTTGAGCTGGAGCGTGCGAGTAAAAATTTCAACCAAACGCAGAGTCAAAACCGCAAAAAAATGCTCTTTGAGTTTAAAAATTTAAGCAAAAGCATAGATGGTAAGGTGCTTTTTGAAAAATTTGATGCAAGAGTTTTGCAAGGCGAGAGGATCGCCATAGTCGGGCGAAATGGTAGCGGCAAAAGCACGCTACTTAAAATTTTGCTAGGACTTGAAAAACCAAGTAGTGGTGAGATAAAAAGAGGCGAGGTGAGCATCGGCTACTTTGATCAAGCTAGAAATGTCCTTGATGATGATAAAAGCCTAATAGAGACGTTTTGCCCAAATGGTGGCGATCACGTGCTAGTTCGTGGACGAAATATGCATGTTTATGGCTATCTTAAAAATTTCCTCTTTCCAAAGGAATTTTTGGATAAAAAGATAGGCGTTTTAAGTGGTGGCGAGAAAAACCGCGTCGCACTTGCACTTCTTTTTACTAAAACTTACGATGTGCTAGTACTTGATGAGCCGACAAATGACCTTGATATCGCAACTATCAACATATTAGAAGACTACTTGCAAAGCTTTGAGGGAGCGATCTTGCTAGTTAGCCACGATAGATATTTTGTCGATAAGATGGCAAATAAGCTCTGGGCATTTGAGGGCACAAAGATAAATGTCTTGCATGAAGAGTATAGCGTCTATTTGGAGCTTGAAGATGAGCTAAAAGAGCTTGATAAATTTGAAAAAGAGCTTGTAAATAACCAAAACGAAGCTAAACAAAAGAGCAAAACCGGCATAAAGCTAAGCTACAAACAAATGCAAATTTTAAATACATATCCAGATAAAATTTCGGCCCTTGAAGCAAAAATTTCTGAGCTAAATGAAGGTTTAAGCGATCCAAAAATTTATCAAGAAGTAGGCCTAGCTAAGCTTTATGAAGAGCTTGAAAAGGCAAAAGTCCAGCTTGAAAGCCTAGAAAATGAGTACTTTGAAGTGCTTGAGATCGCCGAGGCACTGGAGTAGGGAAGATAAAGTATCGCAAGATGAAGTCATTTGCAGGTTTAAAATGATAAAAAAATACCCAATAATTGTCATAGTGCTACTTTTTGCTTTTATCTTGCTTGGTATTTATATATTTATGTTTATTTCCGCTGGCTATATAGATGAAGATAGAGAAAAATTTAAAGATATAAGAGGCAGTGTGTTTTATACCACCGAAGATGACAAGGTCTATGCCATGGTACCAAGCGGCGGTAAATTTGAGCTAATAGGCGTGAGGGCCAGTAAATTTAGATACATTGACACCGGCAAATACGACAACAGAAACGTTGGCGCTAGCGATGAGGCTGTATATTGCGGTAACCTCGTGATGAGTGAGCTTGATCCAAATGGCGTTAGAGCGCTTGGCAATGGCTATTTTGGTGACGGCAAGATTACATATTTTTGCGATAGCGTAAGCGAGACAAACCTCGAAATTTCCGCACTTAGAGAGTTTTGGGACATCTTCTCGCACAAAATGTTTAACACACCAAAAGCGCAAACTCATATCTATAAATTTAGGCAGGTTGATAACGCAAATTTAGCAGCGATCTTGGGCTTTGGCTACGCAAGCGACGGAGTAAAAGTCTATCATGAGGGCAAAGAGCTAGAGGGCGCAAATGCCAGCAAAATGCGTTATATCGAGCAGATATCTGGCAGAAAGAGCGTGCATTTTACGACTGATGGGGAAAATGTCTATTATGACAGCTCAAAGCTAGGGATCAAATTTAGCCCACAAATGCGTGATATCGGCGAGATATGGCGCATTCACTATCTTTATGAGCCAAATTCTGGCATGGTCTATGCAAATGATCATGAATTTGACCCAAAATTTGCCCCATACGAGCCACTTTTTAACCTAAAGGATGAGCACTCCTATCATGCGCTCTTTCGTGGTAAAGGCGGTATATATCACTGGGAGCGAAAGTGGCAGTGGTATAACAGCATAGATGAAGGCGAGTTTGTAAGGGACGGAGATGATCCATTTAAAGGCGAGATAACGCCGCTATATGGCGACGTGGTGATAAGTGATGGCAAGACATATTTTTTAAAAACCTATGAAATTTGGCACAACACAAAAAATAACCACAGCCTAAGCTCGCGCCACACGTCTATCGTAAGGCTTGATACAAAAGAGCAGTGGCGAAAGATAGGCCTTGTAAGAAACGATGGCTACGGAGCAGTCTATGCAAACGGCGATAAGACATATTATTTTGATAACGTCGGCTACGGATGGCATTTTAACAGCAGCGTTTATGATATAAACGACCTTGGCGTGGTTGAAATCCTCACTCGTCCTTATGACTCAAATGTTGAGAATTTAAAACTTGATGAGATAGTAAAAATGGTAGATCAAGGCG from Campylobacter concisus harbors:
- the abc-f gene encoding ribosomal protection-like ABC-F family protein; this encodes MALIDLIDVSKKFGANEILNAVNFSVNENEKIAIIGKNGSGKSTLMKIISGEVAVDSGRRIVQNLISVEMLAQTPNFNATFTVRQALNNELKEIFDAISEYEKSGVLLANDPENKEILKEQERLLKFIEAKDGWNIEHKIERILQEFKLKEYENRPICSLSGGEIRRVALGALILKKPDVLLLDEPTNHLDVYMVKFLEDMLKGSNQSIVFISHDRYFIDALATRCVEVEDAGLKNFEGGYANYLTKKEEILASLAKSHETLLKQLKAEEEWLRRGVKARLKRNEGRKERVLAMREEAKKNPGVIRRVRLELERASKNFNQTQSQNRKKMLFEFKNLSKSIDGKVLFEKFDARVLQGERIAIVGRNGSGKSTLLKILLGLEKPSSGEIKRGEVSIGYFDQARNVLDDDKSLIETFCPNGGDHVLVRGRNMHVYGYLKNFLFPKEFLDKKIGVLSGGEKNRVALALLFTKTYDVLVLDEPTNDLDIATINILEDYLQSFEGAILLVSHDRYFVDKMANKLWAFEGTKINVLHEEYSVYLELEDELKELDKFEKELVNNQNEAKQKSKTGIKLSYKQMQILNTYPDKISALEAKISELNEGLSDPKIYQEVGLAKLYEELEKAKVQLESLENEYFEVLEIAEALE
- a CDS encoding DKNYY domain-containing protein, with product MIKKYPIIVIVLLFAFILLGIYIFMFISAGYIDEDREKFKDIRGSVFYTTEDDKVYAMVPSGGKFELIGVRASKFRYIDTGKYDNRNVGASDEAVYCGNLVMSELDPNGVRALGNGYFGDGKITYFCDSVSETNLEISALREFWDIFSHKMFNTPKAQTHIYKFRQVDNANLAAILGFGYASDGVKVYHEGKELEGANASKMRYIEQISGRKSVHFTTDGENVYYDSSKLGIKFSPQMRDIGEIWRIHYLYEPNSGMVYANDHEFDPKFAPYEPLFNLKDEHSYHALFRGKGGIYHWERKWQWYNSIDEGEFVRDGDDPFKGEITPLYGDVVISDGKTYFLKTYEIWHNTKNNHSLSSRHTSIVRLDTKEQWRKIGLVRNDGYGAVYANGDKTYYFDNVGYGWHFNSSVYDINDLGVVEILTRPYDSNVENLKLDEIVKMVDQGAMVPAEGEVVIDAISDFDEYSQKYAYWIFLAIAFIVSVVGAIFKNKKQKSELKKRIDDYRS